From a region of the Pongo abelii isolate AG06213 chromosome 9, NHGRI_mPonAbe1-v2.0_pri, whole genome shotgun sequence genome:
- the SCGB2A2 gene encoding mammaglobin-A isoform X2, translating to MKLLMVLMLAALPLHCYAGSGCPLLENVISKTINPQVSKTEYKELLQEFIDNNATANAIDELKECFLNQTDETLSNVEVFMQLVYDSSLCDLF from the exons ATGAAGCTGCTGATGGTCCTCATGCTGGCGGCCCTCCCCCTGCACTGCTATGCAG GCTCTGGCTGCCCCTTATTGGAGAATGTGATTTCCAAGACAATCAATCCACAAGTGTCTAAGACTGAATACAAAGAACTTCTTCAAGAGTTCATAGACAACAATGCCACTGCAAATGCCATAGATGAATTGAAGGAATGTTTTCTTAACCAAACTGATGAAACTCTGAGCAATGTTGAGGTGTTTAtg CAATTAGTATATGACAGCAGTCTTTGTGATTTGTTTTAA
- the SCGB2A2 gene encoding mammaglobin-A isoform X1, whose protein sequence is MKLLMVLMLAALPLHCYAGSGCPLLENVISKTINPQVSKTEYKELLQEFIDNNATANAIDELKECFLNQTDETLSNVEVFMVISFSSYKLCKSPDQGQVGSSFLTDNAKATSEQAFSYIG, encoded by the exons ATGAAGCTGCTGATGGTCCTCATGCTGGCGGCCCTCCCCCTGCACTGCTATGCAG GCTCTGGCTGCCCCTTATTGGAGAATGTGATTTCCAAGACAATCAATCCACAAGTGTCTAAGACTGAATACAAAGAACTTCTTCAAGAGTTCATAGACAACAATGCCACTGCAAATGCCATAGATGAATTGAAGGAATGTTTTCTTAACCAAACTGATGAAACTCTGAGCAATGTTGAGGTGTTTAtggtaatttcattttcttcctataaGCTTTGTAAATCCCCTGACCAGGGACAAGTGGGCTCTTCATTTCTCACTGACAATGCCAAAGCCACTAGTGAACAAGCCTTTTCTTACATTGGTTAA